A single genomic interval of Meleagris gallopavo isolate NT-WF06-2002-E0010 breed Aviagen turkey brand Nicholas breeding stock chromosome 6, Turkey_5.1, whole genome shotgun sequence harbors:
- the DLX6 gene encoding homeobox protein DLX-6, which yields QQPPGDGVTPKFETRHRQSALTPAPCVPHPIPGPSRRCLRTRCPRAHTSAPAARTAPIPAALTLAAFRLQVKIWFQNKRSKFKKLLKQGSNPHESDPLPGSAALSPRSPALPPVWDVSASAKGVNMPPNSYMPGYSHWYSSPHQDTMQRPQMM from the coding sequence CAACAGCCGCCAGGTGATGGAGTCACCCCAAAATTCGAAACGAGGCACCGGCAGAGCGCACTGACTCCCGCCCCATGCGTGCCGCACCCCATCCCCGGGCCGTCCCGGCGCTGCCTCCGCACCCGTTGCCCCCGCGCTCACACCTCAGCCCCCGCAGCCCGCACAGCCCCGATTCCCGCAGCCCTAACGCTCGCTGCCTTTCGCTTGCAGGTGAAGATCTGGTTCCAGAACAAGCGCTCCAAGTTTAAGAAGCTGCTGAAGCAGGGCAGCAACCCCCACGAGAGCGACCCTCTGCCCGGCTCCGCCGCGCTGTCCCCGCGCTCCCCGGCGCTGCCGCCGGTCTGGGACGTTTCGGCGTCTGCCAAGGGCGTCAACATGCCCCCCAACAGCTACATGCCCGGCTATTCCCACTGGTACTCCTCTCCACACCAAGACACAATGCAGAGACCGCAGATGATGTGA